In Candidatus Sulfurimonas marisnigri, a single genomic region encodes these proteins:
- a CDS encoding NADH-quinone oxidoreductase subunit B, with protein MELNNPNLPSDTVIVTKLDEAIGWARESSLWPMIFGTACCAIEFMSAAASRYDISRFGAEVVRFSPRQADLMIVAGTITYKQAPILKQIYDQMSEPKWVVSMGACACSGGFYDNYCTLQGIDEIIPVDMYVGGCPPRPEALLDALLCIQKDLRTNKYNFDRHKDFKGLLDEA; from the coding sequence ATGGAGTTGAATAATCCAAACCTTCCAAGCGATACCGTAATTGTTACAAAACTAGATGAAGCTATTGGTTGGGCAAGAGAGTCGTCACTTTGGCCGATGATTTTTGGAACAGCATGTTGCGCCATTGAGTTTATGAGTGCCGCTGCGAGTAGGTATGATATCTCCCGTTTTGGTGCAGAGGTTGTCCGTTTTTCACCACGACAAGCTGACTTAATGATAGTCGCAGGAACCATTACATATAAACAGGCTCCAATACTTAAGCAGATTTATGACCAAATGAGTGAGCCAAAATGGGTTGTGAGTATGGGTGCATGTGCGTGTAGCGGTGGTTTTTATGATAACTACTGTACTTTGCAGGGAATTGATGAGATTATTCCAGTTGACATGTACGTTGGCGGTTGTCCTCCAAGACCTGAAGCTCTGCTTGATGCACTACTTTGCATACAAAAAGATTTGAGAACTAACAAATATAATTTTGATAGACATAAAGATTTTAAAGGCTTGCTTGATGAAGCATGA
- a CDS encoding NADH-quinone oxidoreductase subunit A, whose protein sequence is MNYNFYLPLVVILTLTALIPFLFHLSRYVGEKSKQGDTINQTYESGIKKTYKDSFERFNIKYYLVAIIFVIFDVEILFMFPWAVTLRETGLLGLFEMFTFMALLLAGLIYIYKKGALKWS, encoded by the coding sequence ATGAACTATAATTTTTATTTACCATTAGTAGTAATCCTTACTCTTACAGCTTTAATCCCTTTTTTATTTCATTTGAGTCGCTATGTTGGTGAAAAGTCTAAGCAAGGCGACACAATAAATCAGACTTATGAAAGTGGAATTAAAAAAACATATAAAGATAGTTTTGAGCGCTTTAATATTAAGTACTATCTAGTAGCTATTATATTTGTTATTTTTGACGTGGAGATACTCTTTATGTTTCCTTGGGCTGTGACACTTAGAGAGACGGGTCTTTTAGGTCTTTTTGAAATGTTTACATTTATGGCTCTTCTGCTCGCTGGACTTATATATATCTATAAAAAAGGTGCCCTGAAATGGAGTTGA
- the tsf gene encoding translation elongation factor Ts has translation MADITAAMVKELRSATDAPMMDCKKVLVEADGDIAKATELLKERGIAKAAKKADRVAAEGLAGFKIADDYSKATVVEINSETDFVAQNEGFQNLVKVTAEEIYNNQPADVDALMASSFGETFTAAVSKIGEKIEVRRFSTLTADATTALNGYIHSNNRIAVILTAKCDSEKTAEGMRAVLKQVAMHASAMKPTTLSYKDFDAEYVASETVGRIEVIKKENEELARLKKPLKNVPQYISMSQLTPEVLAQAEADIKADLSAQGKPEKIWDRIVPGSLARFISDNTTLDQEQALLDQTYVLDDSKTVAQAVEAAAAALGGTATITEFVRLEVGEGIEKVVGDFAAEVAAQMG, from the coding sequence ATGGCAGATATTACAGCAGCAATGGTAAAAGAGTTGCGTTCAGCAACTGATGCACCAATGATGGATTGTAAAAAAGTTTTAGTTGAAGCTGATGGAGACATAGCTAAGGCAACTGAGCTTTTAAAAGAGCGTGGTATTGCTAAAGCAGCTAAAAAAGCTGACAGAGTTGCTGCTGAAGGTCTTGCTGGATTTAAAATAGCAGATGACTACTCTAAAGCTACTGTTGTTGAAATTAACTCTGAAACTGATTTCGTTGCTCAAAATGAAGGTTTTCAAAATCTAGTTAAAGTTACGGCAGAAGAGATTTACAATAATCAACCTGCTGATGTTGATGCATTAATGGCTTCTTCTTTTGGGGAGACTTTTACAGCTGCTGTTAGTAAAATCGGTGAAAAGATAGAAGTTCGTCGTTTTTCTACTCTTACTGCTGATGCTACAACTGCATTAAATGGTTATATTCACTCAAACAACCGTATAGCTGTTATCTTAACTGCTAAATGCGACAGTGAAAAAACTGCAGAGGGAATGAGAGCTGTACTTAAGCAAGTTGCTATGCATGCATCTGCAATGAAACCAACAACACTATCTTATAAAGATTTTGATGCTGAGTACGTTGCATCTGAGACTGTTGGAAGAATCGAAGTTATCAAAAAAGAAAACGAAGAACTTGCACGTCTTAAAAAACCTCTTAAAAATGTACCTCAGTACATCTCTATGAGTCAATTAACTCCAGAAGTTTTAGCTCAAGCTGAAGCTGATATCAAAGCTGACTTATCTGCTCAAGGTAAGCCAGAAAAAATATGGGATAGAATTGTTCCTGGTTCTTTAGCTCGCTTTATTTCTGATAACACGACTTTAGACCAAGAACAAGCTCTTCTAGATCAAACTTATGTTCTAGATGACAGTAAAACAGTTGCACAAGCTGTTGAAGCTGCTGCTGCTGCACTTGGTGGTACTGCAACTATTACTGAATTTGTTCGCCTTGAAGTAGGTGAAGGAATTGAGAAAGTTGTAGGCGACTTCGCTGCAGAAGTTGCTGCACAAATGGGTTAA
- the rpsB gene encoding 30S ribosomal protein S2, with product MVTMKDLLECGVHFGHQTRRWNPKMKKYIFGVRKNIYIIDLQKTLRYFRNTYQIVVDVAAEGKTVLFVGTKKQARNSVRDAAIACGMPYVDNRWLGGMLTNFPTIQKSIRKLDIISEMQENGQIDLLTKKEALMLSRKKEKLEQYFGGIRGMKKLPDMLFVLDAVKEHIAVLEARCLGIPVVAPLDTNCDPDLITYGIPGNDDAIRSIQLFCREMTEAINEGKALRDAPAEEEQTEEVVAEEAPVATEEV from the coding sequence ATGGTAACTATGAAAGACCTATTAGAATGTGGTGTACACTTTGGACACCAAACTCGTCGTTGGAATCCAAAAATGAAAAAGTATATTTTTGGTGTACGTAAAAATATCTATATTATAGATTTACAAAAAACTCTTCGTTATTTCCGTAACACTTACCAAATCGTTGTTGATGTAGCAGCTGAAGGTAAAACAGTTCTTTTTGTTGGTACAAAAAAACAAGCTCGTAACTCTGTAAGAGATGCAGCAATCGCTTGTGGTATGCCGTATGTTGATAACAGATGGTTAGGTGGTATGCTTACTAACTTCCCAACTATTCAAAAATCTATCCGTAAACTTGACATTATTTCTGAGATGCAAGAAAATGGTCAAATTGATCTTTTAACTAAAAAAGAAGCTTTAATGCTTTCAAGAAAAAAAGAGAAACTAGAGCAGTATTTCGGTGGTATCCGTGGTATGAAAAAACTTCCTGACATGTTATTTGTTCTTGATGCAGTTAAAGAGCATATTGCTGTTTTAGAAGCTCGTTGTTTAGGTATTCCGGTTGTTGCTCCACTTGACACTAACTGTGACCCAGATTTAATCACTTACGGAATTCCTGGTAATGATGATGCTATCCGTTCTATTCAACTTTTCTGTCGTGAAATGACTGAAGCTATCAACGAAGGTAAAGCTCTTAGAGATGCACCTGCTGAAGAAGAACAAACTGAAGAAGTAGTAGCTGAAGAAGCTCCTGTAGCAACAGAGGAAGTATAA
- a CDS encoding DUF3373 family protein — protein MNRPLLLSLAAAALLSTNLSAQSMYERFEAMEKEMNQLKRELSALKSSKSPTKTDEEEQEEVASSVTSTEDETVAVAEDKEEEDDGEEIATNEDRIYELEEAVSQLNRSTSGSHLKFKVDYRFAIENMNYTMADGREAKNNAFMTNRLWINTAYKATNNLSFSAQFAYNKAFGERSGASDAPTNSFEGFDWIANENAYDDKLRVRSAYFFYRNTEFMGLDIPWTISIGRRPSTNGHLINLRDDDKASSPLGHAINVEFDGLSSKFVINKNTGTYVKFCAGRGMSNAAPKFSSTPYAEVSSDNTNIDLAGLIFVPFDNKQYSVATQYYYANNLIDAVNPNDQTAGFDTVGGLHSASINFTAKGIGNEWSNFLDDSTFFVSLAATVTDPKDRGVSTGMLGSADKETGTSYWIGTQFPSLLTESGRWGLEFNHGSKYWRSITYSEDTNIGSKVATRGNAYEVYFTEYLIEDILSLQLRYTYIDYDYSGSNGFFGSTSGNSMRISDIPTNSAMASQVVDKAQDIRFYIRYRY, from the coding sequence ATGAATAGGCCTCTACTACTATCTTTAGCTGCTGCTGCACTCTTAAGTACAAACTTAAGCGCACAGTCAATGTATGAGCGATTTGAAGCAATGGAAAAAGAGATGAATCAGCTCAAAAGAGAGCTTTCTGCTTTAAAGTCTAGCAAATCTCCTACTAAGACCGATGAAGAAGAACAAGAAGAGGTAGCTTCAAGTGTAACATCTACAGAAGATGAAACAGTGGCAGTCGCAGAAGACAAAGAAGAAGAGGATGATGGAGAAGAGATTGCGACTAATGAAGATAGGATATATGAGCTTGAAGAGGCTGTTTCACAACTAAACAGAAGTACATCTGGTTCTCATCTTAAATTTAAAGTTGATTACAGATTCGCAATTGAGAACATGAACTACACAATGGCTGATGGTAGAGAGGCTAAAAACAATGCTTTTATGACAAACAGACTTTGGATAAATACTGCATACAAGGCAACAAACAATCTAAGTTTCTCGGCTCAATTTGCTTACAACAAAGCTTTCGGGGAGCGTTCAGGTGCCTCAGATGCTCCTACAAATTCATTTGAAGGTTTCGACTGGATAGCAAATGAAAATGCGTATGATGACAAACTGAGAGTCCGATCTGCTTACTTCTTTTACAGAAACACAGAGTTTATGGGTCTTGATATACCATGGACAATAAGTATTGGTCGCAGACCATCAACAAACGGCCATCTTATAAACCTAAGAGATGATGATAAAGCTTCTTCTCCTCTAGGACATGCTATCAATGTTGAGTTTGATGGACTAAGTTCAAAATTTGTTATAAATAAAAATACAGGTACATATGTCAAGTTTTGTGCAGGTCGTGGGATGAGTAATGCTGCTCCGAAATTTTCATCTACTCCTTATGCTGAAGTTAGTAGTGATAACACAAATATAGATTTGGCTGGATTGATATTTGTCCCTTTTGACAACAAACAGTATTCTGTAGCAACCCAATACTACTATGCAAACAATCTAATTGATGCAGTCAACCCTAATGACCAAACTGCTGGCTTCGATACAGTAGGCGGTTTGCATAGCGCCAGCATCAATTTTACTGCCAAGGGGATTGGGAACGAGTGGAGCAACTTTTTAGATGATTCTACATTTTTTGTAAGTCTTGCTGCTACTGTTACGGACCCTAAAGATAGAGGTGTTAGCACCGGAATGCTTGGCTCTGCTGATAAAGAGACTGGTACATCTTACTGGATAGGGACACAATTCCCTTCACTCCTTACAGAGAGCGGAAGATGGGGTCTTGAATTTAACCACGGTAGCAAGTACTGGAGAAGTATAACTTACTCTGAAGATACAAATATAGGTTCAAAAGTTGCAACCCGCGGTAATGCATATGAGGTATATTTTACAGAGTATCTTATAGAAGATATATTATCTTTGCAGCTCCGCTATACATATATAGATTATGACTACTCTGGAAGTAATGGATTTTTTGGAAGCACTTCAGGAAATTCAATGAGAATTTCTGACATCCCTACAAACAGTGCTATGGCCTCTCAAGTTGTAGACAAAGCACAAGATATCCGCTTTTATATCAGATATAGATACTAA
- the bcp gene encoding thioredoxin-dependent thiol peroxidase, with amino-acid sequence MIRIDENAPEFCLPNQDDVEICLRDLKGKWIVLYFYPKDNTPGCTTEACEFTEALPDFNDLNAIVLGVSADTTKKHRQFMEKHEIDVTLLSDEDTSMMQEYGVWQMKKNYGKEYMGIVRTTFIIDPEGVVKGVFEKVRVKEHVQKVKSELESLQV; translated from the coding sequence ATGATAAGAATAGATGAAAATGCACCAGAGTTCTGTTTACCAAACCAAGATGACGTAGAGATATGTCTTAGAGATTTAAAAGGAAAGTGGATAGTTCTGTATTTTTATCCAAAAGACAATACGCCAGGATGTACAACAGAGGCTTGTGAGTTTACAGAAGCACTCCCTGACTTTAATGACCTCAATGCGATTGTATTGGGAGTAAGTGCCGATACAACTAAAAAACATCGCCAGTTTATGGAAAAACATGAGATAGATGTAACACTTTTAAGCGATGAAGATACCTCTATGATGCAAGAGTATGGTGTTTGGCAGATGAAAAAGAATTATGGCAAAGAGTATATGGGGATTGTCCGTACCACTTTTATTATAGACCCAGAGGGGGTTGTAAAAGGCGTGTTTGAAAAAGTAAGAGTTAAAGAGCATGTGCAAAAAGTTAAGAGTGAACTGGAGAGTTTGCAGGTTTAA
- a CDS encoding cytochrome b/b6 domain-containing protein, protein MKYTVKFRVWHWLNAIVVIGLLGTVFLRKTFLSWRINSEILMTQLSDMGVVITAEQAKILAKAVRAGMWEWHIIFGYALAFLIIYRICLFIKDSSLTESFASLTLHKKAVKISYYVIYATLIFMALSGLAIHFHKELQISKELAGSIKDIHEIVFYVVMIFVPLHIAGVIIADATDENGVISTMINGKKAV, encoded by the coding sequence ATGAAGTACACTGTAAAATTTAGAGTATGGCACTGGCTCAATGCCATAGTAGTTATTGGTTTATTAGGTACTGTTTTTTTAAGAAAAACATTTCTCTCATGGAGAATTAACTCTGAAATTTTAATGACTCAGCTCTCGGATATGGGAGTTGTAATAACGGCAGAACAGGCAAAAATATTAGCAAAAGCTGTTCGTGCGGGGATGTGGGAGTGGCACATTATATTTGGCTACGCTCTGGCATTTTTAATAATTTACCGAATATGCCTCTTCATCAAGGACTCAAGTTTAACTGAGAGTTTTGCTTCGCTAACTCTTCACAAAAAAGCTGTTAAGATTTCATACTATGTGATTTATGCAACACTTATTTTTATGGCACTTAGCGGTTTAGCTATACACTTTCACAAGGAGCTGCAGATAAGTAAAGAGTTGGCAGGGAGCATTAAAGATATTCATGAAATTGTTTTTTATGTTGTTATGATTTTTGTGCCTCTTCATATAGCGGGTGTGATTATTGCAGATGCTACAGATGAAAATGGAGTTATTTCTACTATGATAAATGGAAAAAAAGCAGTTTAA
- a CDS encoding DUF420 domain-containing protein, translating to MSNLEYMFHPGFFGTRSPFFMDLVTLIVALLPFLVAGAIALARNKHYKAHSYVQIFIFAFSVIVVSYFEYGVRLSGGFNAFMEESSVAHNYAFMVLVFHIAIAVITLIIWGTTIFMAKKQVQLKKHKKAGLITFAGVIATSLTGIWVYFLMFVY from the coding sequence ATGAGTAATTTAGAATATATGTTCCATCCTGGTTTTTTCGGCACGCGTTCTCCATTTTTTATGGATTTAGTAACTCTTATTGTTGCGCTTTTGCCTTTTTTGGTGGCAGGAGCAATTGCTCTGGCAAGAAATAAACACTATAAAGCACACTCATATGTTCAAATATTTATATTTGCTTTCTCAGTGATTGTAGTCTCATATTTTGAATATGGAGTAAGACTAAGCGGTGGCTTTAATGCCTTTATGGAGGAGAGTTCAGTTGCTCATAATTACGCTTTTATGGTTTTAGTTTTTCATATAGCTATTGCAGTTATAACACTGATAATATGGGGAACAACTATTTTTATGGCTAAGAAGCAGGTGCAATTGAAAAAGCACAAAAAAGCGGGTCTTATAACATTTGCAGGGGTTATAGCGACTTCACTAACGGGGATATGGGTCTATTTTTTAATGTTTGTATATTAA
- a CDS encoding DedA family protein, whose product MIRKLAEGLVDLIFDWGYFGIFLLMTVESSFIPFPSEIVLVPAGYLASKGEMSISLIMASALGGSMIGAFINYYLALTLGRKILRKYGKYFFINENALEKMDGFFEKHGHISTFTGRLIPGIRQLISIPAGLSRMNLVSFSAYTALGAGLWALILVMLGYFIGENQELINNYLKQIIIVILITLVLLIYWYYKIQKRKKV is encoded by the coding sequence ATGATTAGAAAGTTAGCAGAGGGTTTAGTAGATTTAATCTTTGATTGGGGTTATTTTGGAATTTTTTTACTAATGACTGTTGAGAGTTCTTTTATCCCTTTTCCTAGTGAGATAGTGCTTGTACCAGCCGGATATTTAGCCTCAAAGGGTGAAATGAGTATTAGTCTAATTATGGCTAGTGCTTTGGGGGGCTCTATGATTGGAGCATTTATAAATTACTATCTTGCACTGACACTAGGAAGAAAAATTCTACGTAAATATGGGAAGTATTTTTTTATAAACGAGAATGCCCTGGAAAAGATGGATGGTTTTTTCGAAAAACATGGTCATATATCTACTTTTACAGGAAGACTTATCCCAGGCATTCGTCAGCTTATTTCCATTCCAGCAGGACTCTCTCGCATGAACTTAGTGTCTTTTTCTGCCTACACAGCATTAGGTGCTGGTCTTTGGGCACTGATACTTGTAATGCTTGGGTATTTTATAGGGGAGAATCAAGAATTAATTAACAATTATTTAAAACAGATTATTATTGTTATTTTAATTACCTTAGTTTTATTGATTTATTGGTATTATAAGATTCAAAAAAGAAAGAAGGTTTAA
- the murG gene encoding undecaprenyldiphospho-muramoylpentapeptide beta-N-acetylglucosaminyltransferase codes for MKLCITGGGTGGHLMIAQALVEAAVKDGHEAIFIGSMRGQDRKYFEHHSSFSHVYFLDTAGVVNKKGLGKFKALFKIFLAFLKSRKLLKKHNIVATYSVGGFSAAPASIATLSRSIPLFIHEQNAVEGRLNSLLKPFAKRFISAYDNNSPIAGYPIKEDFFKHARVRESLKTIIFLGGSNGAKAINDLALSVAKHLKKLNIKIIHQAGEADFERVKKEYESLHVEVELYAFTKELDKLISSADLAVSRAGASTLWELTANGCPALFIPYPYAAGDHQYYNAQFIVENNLGWCERENENIKSKLISILDEELESKSKALLEYSSKDVASKMIKDVTEVLND; via the coding sequence ATGAAACTATGCATTACCGGTGGTGGTACAGGTGGACATCTTATGATAGCTCAGGCTTTAGTAGAAGCTGCTGTTAAAGATGGACATGAAGCGATATTTATAGGTTCCATGCGTGGGCAGGACAGAAAGTATTTTGAGCATCATAGCTCATTTTCGCATGTATACTTTTTGGATACTGCGGGCGTTGTAAATAAAAAAGGTTTAGGAAAATTTAAAGCACTTTTTAAAATTTTTTTAGCATTTTTAAAATCTAGAAAACTACTGAAAAAACATAATATTGTTGCAACTTATAGCGTAGGTGGTTTTTCTGCTGCTCCTGCTTCAATAGCTACATTAAGTAGATCTATCCCTCTTTTTATACATGAACAAAATGCAGTTGAGGGAAGATTAAATTCACTTTTAAAGCCATTCGCTAAAAGGTTTATATCTGCTTACGATAATAATTCTCCTATTGCTGGCTACCCGATTAAAGAAGATTTTTTTAAACATGCACGGGTAAGAGAGTCTCTAAAGACAATCATATTTCTAGGTGGTTCCAACGGTGCAAAAGCTATAAATGATTTAGCTTTAAGCGTAGCAAAACATCTAAAAAAACTAAATATTAAAATAATTCATCAAGCCGGTGAGGCTGATTTTGAGAGGGTAAAGAAAGAGTATGAATCTCTACATGTAGAGGTTGAACTTTACGCTTTTACAAAGGAGTTGGACAAGTTGATCTCAAGTGCCGATTTGGCTGTTAGTCGCGCAGGAGCAAGTACACTTTGGGAATTAACTGCCAATGGTTGTCCAGCTTTATTTATCCCATATCCATACGCAGCAGGTGACCATCAGTACTACAATGCTCAGTTTATAGTAGAGAATAACCTTGGCTGGTGCGAGAGAGAGAATGAAAATATAAAATCTAAACTGATTTCTATTTTAGATGAAGAGCTTGAGAGTAAAAGTAAAGCTCTATTGGAGTATTCATCTAAAGATGTTGCTTCTAAGATGATAAAAGATGTTACAGAGGTGTTAAATGATTAG
- a CDS encoding FtsW/RodA/SpoVE family cell cycle protein — protein sequence MADRKLFALVSTLIGISIILTYTLSAYTTILFGVNEFHFAIRQTLFGFISIFTIWILAQGDPDKLLAPIGFTLFIGSAVLMIAMPFLPEYLVSAVGGAKRWIKLFGFSLAPVEFFKVGFVYFLAWSFSRKLGHHGGMGIKQEYIRFAPYGVVFIGAMFVIAFVQNDLGQVVVLGLTLLFLLMFAGSSFRFFLTLLLGALMFFLFFIFTAEHRIIRIKSWWALAQNSVLELFPASIAEQLRVPTEVEPYQIGHSLNAIHNGGLFGTGIANGTFKLGFLSEVHTDFVLAGLAEEFGFIGVLFVVFIFMWMIQRIFKIANRSDDSTIYLFSLGVGLLLSFAFLVNAYGISGITPIKGISVPFLSYGGSSILAASFAIGMVLMASKKAKMN from the coding sequence ATGGCAGATAGAAAGCTCTTTGCCCTCGTCTCGACGCTTATAGGGATTAGTATTATTTTAACATATACTCTCTCTGCTTATACAACTATACTTTTTGGAGTTAATGAATTTCACTTTGCAATAAGACAGACTCTTTTCGGATTTATAAGTATATTTACAATTTGGATTCTTGCTCAGGGGGACCCAGATAAGCTTTTAGCCCCAATAGGCTTTACCCTTTTTATAGGCTCTGCAGTTCTTATGATTGCTATGCCATTTTTACCGGAGTATTTAGTCTCAGCAGTTGGTGGGGCAAAACGGTGGATAAAACTTTTTGGATTTTCCTTAGCTCCGGTAGAGTTTTTTAAAGTTGGGTTTGTATATTTTTTGGCATGGAGTTTCTCAAGAAAATTGGGTCACCATGGTGGAATGGGAATAAAACAGGAGTATATACGGTTTGCCCCATATGGAGTAGTTTTTATAGGTGCTATGTTTGTTATAGCATTTGTACAAAATGACTTAGGACAAGTAGTCGTACTTGGGCTTACTCTTCTTTTTCTACTTATGTTTGCAGGAAGCAGTTTTAGGTTTTTCTTGACTCTTCTCTTGGGGGCACTTATGTTCTTTTTGTTTTTTATTTTTACGGCAGAACATAGAATTATTCGTATAAAATCTTGGTGGGCTTTAGCGCAAAATAGTGTATTGGAACTTTTTCCAGCTTCAATCGCCGAGCAATTAAGAGTTCCAACTGAAGTTGAACCTTATCAAATAGGACACTCTCTTAATGCAATTCATAATGGAGGCCTCTTTGGCACTGGTATTGCAAACGGGACTTTCAAGTTAGGGTTTTTGTCTGAAGTGCATACAGATTTTGTTTTAGCAGGTTTAGCAGAGGAGTTCGGATTTATTGGAGTTTTATTTGTAGTATTTATATTTATGTGGATGATTCAAAGAATTTTTAAAATTGCTAACCGCTCAGATGATTCTACGATATACCTATTTAGTTTGGGCGTAGGATTGCTTTTATCATTTGCTTTTCTGGTAAACGCCTATGGGATTAGTGGGATTACACCTATTAAAGGAATCTCAGTTCCTTTTTTAAGTTATGGTGGATCTTCTATTTTAGCGGCTTCTTTTGCTATAGGGATGGTTTTGATGGCATCTAAAAAAGCGAAAATGAATTAA
- the mqnP gene encoding menaquinone biosynthesis prenyltransferase MqnP, which produces MQRYINKIKDFNELVMFEHSIFSLPFIFIAMIVAADGWFGYTLLVLGVFAAISARNFAMGLNRFADRDIDAQNPRTSSRPNVDGRLDAPSIIIFTLVNAFVFIGVAYIINPLAFYLSFPILLVLGSYSYFKRFSSLAHIVLGISLGLAPIAGVVAVLAEITPWSVMLSLGVIFWVAGFDLLYSLQDMEFDKQNNLYSVPSKYGSDATLLLSAFFHILTVVFWALFAWMAGLGLFAFFAVMLGAVMLSYEHYLVRKDFTKIDRAFFTVNGYLGIAFFILIVFDKVL; this is translated from the coding sequence TTGCAAAGATATATTAATAAAATTAAAGATTTTAACGAACTGGTAATGTTTGAGCACTCCATATTTTCACTTCCGTTTATTTTTATTGCTATGATTGTCGCAGCAGATGGGTGGTTTGGTTATACACTACTTGTTTTGGGGGTGTTTGCAGCTATAAGTGCAAGAAATTTTGCAATGGGTCTCAATAGATTTGCAGATAGGGATATAGATGCACAAAATCCCAGAACATCATCAAGACCAAATGTAGACGGAAGATTGGATGCTCCAAGCATTATTATTTTTACTCTTGTTAATGCTTTTGTCTTTATTGGGGTTGCATATATTATAAATCCATTAGCGTTTTATTTGAGTTTTCCAATACTCTTGGTTCTTGGATCTTACTCATACTTTAAACGCTTCTCTTCTTTAGCTCATATAGTTTTAGGCATATCTCTTGGACTTGCTCCAATAGCTGGTGTTGTTGCAGTTCTCGCAGAAATTACACCTTGGTCTGTAATGCTTAGTTTAGGTGTTATATTTTGGGTAGCAGGATTTGATCTGCTCTATTCACTGCAAGATATGGAGTTTGACAAGCAGAATAATCTTTACTCTGTTCCATCAAAGTATGGCTCTGATGCAACACTTTTACTATCAGCATTTTTTCACATACTGACAGTAGTTTTTTGGGCACTATTCGCTTGGATGGCAGGACTTGGTCTGTTTGCATTTTTTGCAGTAATGTTAGGGGCAGTTATGCTTAGTTATGAGCACTATTTGGTGAGAAAAGATTTTACAAAAATAGATCGTGCATTTTTTACAGTAAATGGTTATCTTGGGATTGCATTTTTTATTTTAATTGTTTTTGATAAGGTTTTATAA
- a CDS encoding diacylglycerol kinase gives MRNQPKYNFFKNTTYALNGLKDLIQTETSFKIELILTVILLPVIIFIDTTLVYKALMFISLIGMLLAEATNSAIERVVDLVTLEHNHMAGRAKDVGSTIVFLSIFVFTVTWAIVLIDIL, from the coding sequence TTGAGGAATCAACCGAAGTATAATTTTTTTAAAAACACAACATATGCTCTAAACGGTCTAAAAGATTTAATTCAGACGGAGACATCATTTAAGATTGAACTTATACTTACTGTGATTTTACTACCAGTAATTATATTTATAGATACTACTTTGGTTTATAAAGCTTTAATGTTTATATCACTAATTGGAATGCTTCTGGCAGAGGCAACAAACAGTGCAATTGAGAGAGTCGTTGATTTAGTAACACTTGAACATAATCATATGGCGGGTCGCGCAAAAGATGTTGGAAGCACAATCGTATTTTTAAGCATCTTTGTCTTTACCGTAACTTGGGCAATAGTTTTAATAGATATTTTATAA